One Owenweeksia hongkongensis DSM 17368 genomic region harbors:
- a CDS encoding M15 family metallopeptidase: MKSLKLGDKGEEVKVLQQMLNLQGANLKIDGDFGKGTKAAVIQFQYTHTDRQGVPLSPDGKVGSKTWGALTAVEANDKNPPPDVKRDPVTLRRIKTIHPQLRTELLEIYNEILERGVGVRFTSVLRSFKEQDAIYAQGRWGNPGSIVSHARGGQSYHNYGLAVDFCLLKTNGQVSWNRSDDLDRDGQSDWMEIASAFKMYGWEWGGDWNSFKDYPHVQKTFGYKTPRLLQLKAENRTDDEGYVIL; the protein is encoded by the coding sequence ATGAAAAGTTTAAAACTAGGCGACAAAGGCGAAGAAGTAAAAGTGCTTCAGCAAATGCTCAATTTGCAGGGAGCAAATCTCAAAATAGATGGCGATTTTGGAAAAGGCACCAAAGCTGCTGTTATCCAATTTCAATATACACATACCGATAGGCAAGGGGTGCCCTTAAGCCCCGATGGAAAGGTGGGGTCCAAAACATGGGGGGCACTTACGGCTGTAGAGGCCAATGACAAAAACCCACCACCTGATGTGAAGCGCGACCCCGTAACGCTTAGGCGAATAAAAACTATTCATCCACAGTTGCGCACCGAGTTGCTGGAGATTTACAATGAAATTTTAGAGCGCGGTGTTGGCGTTCGCTTTACCAGCGTGCTGCGCAGTTTTAAGGAGCAAGATGCCATTTATGCACAAGGCCGTTGGGGAAACCCAGGAAGTATAGTGAGTCATGCACGTGGTGGGCAGAGCTATCACAACTACGGTTTGGCGGTAGATTTTTGTTTGCTCAAAACTAATGGTCAGGTAAGCTGGAATCGCTCAGACGATCTGGATAGAGACGGCCAAAGCGACTGGATGGAAATCGCCTCTGCTTTCAAAATGTATGGCTGGGAGTGGGGTGGTGACTGGAATTCCTTTAAAGATTATCCACACGTGCAAAAGACATTTGGTTACAAAACTCCAAGGCTACTTCAGCTTAAAGCGGAGAATAGGACGGATGATGAAGGGTATGTGATTTTGTAG
- a CDS encoding cation diffusion facilitator family transporter has product MAHHHDHGTKNLGLAFFLNLTFTIVEIIGGLLTNSVAILSDALHDLGDSLSLGISWYLGKKSGKAANHKFTFGYQRLSLLGALINSIVLIVGSVFVVIEAIKRLAEPQMPDAQGMLYFAIAGVAVNGFAAYKVSSGKSLNEKVISWHLLEDVLGWAAVLVVSIILMFWDVPWLDPALSIAITIFILYNVVKRLRETLFVFLQGKPEGVDLDEIEKKILATPHVASMHHTHLWSLDGEHHVFTTHLKLKNISQLKDIKQLKMDIKEMLKSEYDFSHYTIETELEDEDCNM; this is encoded by the coding sequence ATGGCACACCATCACGATCATGGCACCAAAAATTTGGGGCTGGCTTTTTTTCTCAACTTAACCTTCACCATAGTTGAAATTATTGGCGGGCTACTCACCAATAGTGTGGCCATTCTTTCAGATGCACTGCATGATTTGGGAGACAGTCTTTCACTTGGAATAAGCTGGTATTTGGGTAAAAAGTCAGGTAAAGCAGCTAATCATAAATTCACTTTTGGTTATCAACGATTGTCATTACTCGGAGCTCTCATCAATAGCATTGTGCTTATCGTGGGCTCCGTATTTGTAGTAATTGAAGCCATAAAAAGATTAGCCGAACCTCAGATGCCCGATGCTCAGGGCATGCTTTACTTTGCCATTGCCGGAGTAGCTGTTAATGGATTTGCAGCCTATAAAGTAAGTTCAGGAAAATCTCTAAATGAAAAAGTAATTAGCTGGCACCTGCTGGAAGATGTACTTGGCTGGGCTGCCGTTTTGGTGGTTTCTATTATCCTTATGTTTTGGGATGTTCCGTGGTTGGACCCTGCTTTGTCCATCGCTATCACCATTTTCATTCTTTACAATGTGGTGAAGCGATTGCGAGAAACACTCTTCGTTTTCCTTCAGGGGAAACCCGAAGGTGTGGATTTAGATGAAATCGAAAAAAAGATTCTGGCTACTCCTCATGTTGCTTCCATGCATCACACCCATTTGTGGAGTTTGGATGGCGAACATCACGTGTTTACCACCCATCTAAAACTAAAAAACATATCACAGCTTAAGGATATAAAGCAATTAAAAATGGACATCAAGGAAATGCTAAAGTCAGAATATGATTTTAGTCATTATACCATTGAAACTGAGCTGGAGGATGAGGATTGTAACATGTAA
- a CDS encoding T9SS type A sorting domain-containing protein → MVKFNWRFWLVVLSFLMVGFAKGQYQPTITHSKEWLIKTCEFGNCLYDYYYFVADTNIGGHTYKVLDGFHYNKNFYLREDVFQRQVFLLIDDGSLFLQEYLLYDYGMNVGDSLYLRNPISPVAAVEGYYHLDSINLETFEQITRNVFYLHGWDTQKNYHETKWIEGIGSTGLINTPGVIGDTTAMAELLCVSENVQKIYSRKPNDTCYSNPVLEVEALQSDRPTFYYAQESRVLRFQNLSGSAVVSVFDINGKAVYEEEVSTQTEALSLEKLKHGIYMVSLRAEESVEVKKILVN, encoded by the coding sequence ATGGTGAAATTTAATTGGCGGTTTTGGTTAGTGGTTCTATCATTTTTGATGGTAGGATTTGCAAAGGGGCAGTATCAACCCACCATTACCCATAGCAAAGAGTGGCTCATTAAGACTTGTGAGTTTGGGAACTGCCTCTACGATTACTATTATTTTGTGGCAGACACCAACATTGGTGGTCACACATACAAAGTGCTGGATGGATTTCATTACAATAAGAATTTTTACCTGCGTGAAGATGTGTTTCAGCGCCAGGTTTTTTTACTCATAGATGATGGTAGTCTTTTCCTTCAAGAGTATTTGCTATATGATTATGGAATGAATGTAGGGGATAGCCTCTACCTTAGGAATCCAATTTCTCCAGTGGCAGCCGTTGAAGGATATTATCATCTGGACAGCATTAACCTAGAGACTTTTGAGCAAATCACAAGAAATGTATTTTATCTGCATGGCTGGGATACTCAGAAAAACTATCACGAAACAAAGTGGATAGAGGGCATTGGTTCAACAGGTTTAATAAACACACCAGGAGTGATAGGTGATACAACAGCTATGGCCGAACTTCTTTGCGTTTCAGAAAATGTGCAGAAGATTTATTCACGAAAGCCAAACGATACCTGTTATTCAAATCCTGTGCTTGAGGTTGAGGCTTTGCAGAGCGACCGACCTACATTTTATTACGCTCAGGAGTCGAGGGTTTTAAGGTTTCAAAATTTAAGCGGAAGCGCGGTTGTATCGGTTTTTGATATAAACGGAAAAGCAGTATATGAGGAAGAAGTATCCACTCAAACTGAAGCATTGAGCTTGGAGAAACTAAAACATGGAATATACATGGTGAGCTTGAGAGCCGAAGAGAGTGTAGAAGTAAAAAAAATACTGGTGAATTAG
- a CDS encoding DoxX family protein — MATIKSLNKWANAHTYYPLDLLRIGLGIFLLIKGVLFIGDSHTLSDLAAPLQGFGGFMLLIHYVAPAHLIGGILIIFGLLTRWAVIAQLPILFGAIIINFIGPMDVGNLFSSVLVMGLCMFFTVYGSGKHSVDYNLKMQQ, encoded by the coding sequence ATGGCAACTATCAAATCACTAAATAAATGGGCCAACGCTCACACCTATTATCCACTGGACCTTCTGCGAATTGGCCTAGGTATTTTTCTTCTAATTAAGGGCGTTCTATTTATTGGCGATAGCCACACTCTTTCTGATTTAGCGGCTCCGCTACAAGGTTTTGGCGGATTTATGCTTTTAATACACTACGTTGCTCCTGCTCATCTTATCGGAGGTATTCTTATCATTTTTGGATTACTCACCCGGTGGGCCGTAATTGCCCAGTTGCCAATTCTGTTTGGTGCTATCATTATAAACTTTATAGGCCCTATGGATGTGGGCAACCTATTTTCATCAGTATTAGTGATGGGTCTGTGTATGTTTTTTACGGTGTATGGATCGGGAAAACACTCGGTAGATTACAACTTAAAAATGCAGCAGTAA
- a CDS encoding nucleoid-associated protein codes for MFETTLSSISAIITHYVGNRLKDDELILSEEPSVFDEPTQAILWKYVLSSFKAPEFYQFTHAAELDLNNVYTIAKGVFVDPATITSRSKDLAKVLFEHSQHPQIKSGEFFVMYFKKLTFGNVTADAIGLFKSEKKEPFLFTEEKDNIIDIHSFQGISPGKVDKACIIFNDSMEDGYNVLAVDNVNKGEEAKYWFEDFLKIKPRSTEYTKTSNILTITKDFILNDLGAEDLMDKSEKIDLMNRSVDFFKENESFDQEEFSVQVFEDKEVGDRFRAYTAEKDKEGYNFDEGFDISQEAVKKKQKIFKSVLKLDKNFSVYIHGNREMIEKGVDDDGRRYYKLFYEEEA; via the coding sequence ATGTTCGAAACTACACTGAGTTCCATTTCTGCCATTATAACACATTACGTAGGAAACCGTTTAAAGGATGATGAACTTATTCTTAGCGAAGAGCCTTCAGTGTTTGATGAACCTACTCAGGCCATACTTTGGAAGTATGTTCTTTCTTCTTTCAAAGCTCCGGAGTTTTATCAGTTTACTCACGCTGCCGAGCTTGATTTGAATAATGTTTACACTATTGCCAAAGGTGTGTTTGTCGATCCGGCCACGATTACTTCTCGCTCTAAGGATTTGGCAAAAGTGCTTTTCGAACATTCACAGCATCCGCAGATAAAGTCGGGGGAGTTTTTTGTGATGTATTTTAAGAAACTAACCTTCGGGAATGTGACAGCGGATGCCATTGGGCTTTTTAAATCTGAGAAAAAAGAGCCTTTCCTTTTTACAGAAGAAAAGGACAATATAATAGACATTCATAGTTTTCAAGGAATCAGCCCTGGTAAAGTAGATAAGGCCTGCATTATTTTTAATGATAGCATGGAAGATGGCTACAATGTGCTTGCGGTAGATAATGTGAATAAAGGTGAAGAAGCAAAATATTGGTTTGAAGATTTTTTGAAAATAAAGCCACGCTCTACCGAATACACCAAGACTTCCAATATTCTTACCATCACCAAAGATTTTATTTTGAATGATTTGGGAGCAGAAGATTTGATGGACAAGTCTGAGAAGATTGATTTGATGAATCGTTCGGTAGATTTCTTTAAAGAGAATGAATCTTTTGATCAGGAAGAGTTTTCTGTTCAGGTGTTTGAAGACAAAGAAGTGGGCGATCGCTTTAGAGCTTACACTGCCGAAAAAGATAAAGAAGGCTACAACTTTGATGAAGGTTTTGACATTTCACAGGAAGCGGTGAAAAAGAAGCAGAAGATTTTCAAGAGCGTGCTAAAGCTGGACAAAAACTTTAGCGTGTACATTCATGGCAATAGAGAGATGATTGAAAAAGGCGTGGATGATGATGGACGCAGATACTACAAGTTATTCTACGAAGAAGAAGCGTAA
- a CDS encoding DUF4240 domain-containing protein gives MELPVSVYIVLGTVILTALGRHLIKKGEEQIDIDRQKDDYTRMVKSQKDREIVARFDEDRFWNIIEEVLERSGSSYRNFLGLFKDKVRTLPEEEIIMLDNLLIKLYRENLTFDLYAASTIIFKSEDLINSYLLMNVFMTKGRVFFKQACKSPELVLGKSFEDVDGRLINDVLSELYFAKTKELMPIPVDEEWDIPGEKWKFRDLPEKYPELWAAFN, from the coding sequence ATGGAGCTACCCGTTTCAGTGTACATTGTATTAGGAACAGTCATTCTTACTGCGTTAGGGAGACACCTTATTAAAAAAGGAGAAGAACAAATTGATATTGACCGTCAAAAGGATGATTACACAAGAATGGTGAAATCTCAAAAAGATCGGGAAATAGTTGCTCGGTTTGATGAAGACAGGTTTTGGAACATTATTGAAGAAGTTTTAGAAAGGAGCGGTTCTAGTTACCGTAATTTTTTGGGGTTATTCAAGGATAAAGTAAGAACATTACCTGAGGAAGAGATTATCATGTTGGACAATCTCTTAATTAAACTTTATCGAGAGAATCTTACTTTTGATTTGTATGCTGCAAGCACAATTATTTTTAAGTCGGAGGACTTAATTAATAGCTATTTGCTAATGAATGTATTTATGACAAAGGGACGTGTGTTTTTTAAACAAGCCTGTAAGAGCCCCGAATTAGTATTGGGGAAATCTTTTGAGGATGTTGACGGCAGGTTAATAAACGATGTTCTCTCAGAATTGTATTTTGCCAAGACAAAGGAACTAATGCCCATACCTGTTGATGAAGAATGGGATATACCTGGTGAGAAATGGAAGTTTAGAGATTTGCCGGAAAAGTATCCGGAATTATGGGCTGCTTTTAATTAA
- a CDS encoding DUF707 domain-containing protein, with amino-acid sequence MQKNKYLVVSPCGDKSELFKTDWIDTETHQGRDFDLVLLYYHPEVKNQDAVSLADYFFHLKDYKYKMIYNLFTNIKPELLGQYDYFFFLDDDIKITQETINRSFHIADLFKLLICQPSLTSDSFCSWPILKNKAGSFLRFMGEVEVMAPIFSREALTKCLPSFVENDSSWGLDTIWTYLLKFPKDKIAVLDAVQMKHTNPVGEGELYAKLKHRHQQEWVSIQKKYGIKKHYFTEFSRLEWSNRKYNKLNYLKNKLSEKALFAKQKFNDYGLKHRIKSRVSKVLNTPKS; translated from the coding sequence ATGCAGAAAAACAAATATTTGGTTGTTTCACCTTGTGGTGACAAATCTGAGCTATTTAAAACAGATTGGATTGATACTGAAACTCACCAAGGTCGCGATTTTGATTTAGTCTTGCTATATTATCATCCTGAAGTAAAAAATCAAGATGCAGTCTCATTAGCAGACTATTTTTTCCATCTTAAGGATTATAAATACAAGATGATTTATAATCTTTTTACTAACATAAAACCAGAACTATTAGGACAGTATGACTATTTTTTCTTTTTGGATGATGACATTAAGATAACTCAAGAAACAATTAATCGCTCATTTCATATCGCAGACCTTTTCAAATTATTGATATGCCAACCTTCCCTTACCTCCGATTCATTCTGTAGTTGGCCCATATTAAAAAATAAAGCTGGGAGTTTTTTGAGATTCATGGGGGAGGTAGAGGTAATGGCACCAATATTTAGCCGTGAAGCTCTCACCAAATGCTTACCTTCTTTCGTTGAAAATGATTCTAGTTGGGGGTTAGATACTATATGGACATACCTACTCAAATTTCCAAAAGATAAAATTGCAGTTTTAGACGCAGTTCAAATGAAGCATACAAACCCTGTTGGAGAAGGCGAACTCTATGCTAAACTTAAACACAGACACCAACAAGAGTGGGTAAGTATTCAGAAGAAATACGGCATAAAAAAACATTATTTCACGGAATTCTCAAGGCTTGAATGGTCGAATCGAAAATATAATAAGCTTAATTATTTAAAAAACAAACTATCTGAAAAAGCTTTATTTGCAAAACAAAAATTCAATGACTATGGGTTAAAGCATAGAATCAAGAGTAGAGTTTCGAAAGTTTTGAACACACCAAAAAGCTAA
- a CDS encoding TonB-dependent receptor, producing MKNIFTMFFMLTMLATAFAQSVTVRDEADYLPIEGVVVSDENNNMAFTNSQGKVNFKKFSNSQQITISLLGYVSLNMSYDDLSKMKADILLKQDELSLDEVVISANRWQQNKSEVPNRITAVTKKDIVLQNPQTSADLLGFSNEVFIQKSQLGGGSPMIRGFSTNRLLLTIDGVRMNTAIFRGGNLQNVISIDPLAVESSEIIFGPGSVIYGSDAIGGVMSFYTLEPALSTTDKVEVSGSALTRYSSANGERTGHFDVNIGGKKWASTTSFSYSEFGDLRMGSNGPDDYLVPVYVSTIDSQDVVVNNPDPEVQTPTGYNQINMMQKIRFSPNENWDFTYGLHYSTTSNYARFDRHRRVRDGHPRYAEWYYGPQEWMMNNLKISHSKANSIYDNVTLNMAYQNFEESRHSRNFGSSALESNMETVDAYSVNLDFEKGDEKPHRFFYGLEAILNKVGSTGEENDIYTEVTAPIAPRYPDGSTWSSYAAYLSYEYVPSEVWAWQAGVRYNAFAIQASFDDPLYGYPFEDADINNGALTGSLGTVYSPGPTWKIRANLSTGFRAPNIDDVGKLFESVDYAVVVPNPDLKAEYAYNAEVGIAKVFSNVVKLDATAYYTILENAQVRRPYCSNGQDSIMYNGEMSQVLAIQNAANARVYGVQVGMEIKLPAGFALESVYNWQKGEEELDNGETSPMRHAAPAFGSTHLRFMQNRVMLDLYANYNAEMSYDDLAPSEQEKGEIYAADANGNPYSPSWYTLNFKGSYQINSHFQVTAGLENITDQRYLPYSSGIVAAGRNFILGLRANF from the coding sequence ATGAAAAATATTTTCACAATGTTCTTCATGCTTACCATGTTGGCTACAGCATTTGCGCAAAGCGTTACCGTGCGCGATGAAGCCGATTACCTCCCCATAGAAGGAGTAGTGGTAAGTGATGAAAACAATAATATGGCCTTTACCAATTCGCAGGGTAAGGTCAATTTCAAGAAGTTTAGCAACAGCCAGCAAATCACGATTTCTCTTTTGGGTTATGTGAGCCTGAACATGAGTTATGACGATTTGTCTAAAATGAAGGCTGATATTTTACTTAAGCAAGATGAGCTTTCTTTGGATGAAGTGGTGATTTCGGCAAACCGCTGGCAGCAGAATAAATCTGAGGTGCCAAACCGAATTACGGCTGTCACCAAAAAGGATATCGTGTTGCAAAACCCTCAAACCTCGGCAGACCTTTTAGGTTTTTCTAATGAGGTCTTTATTCAGAAAAGTCAACTGGGTGGAGGAAGCCCCATGATTCGTGGATTTTCTACCAACCGACTTTTGCTCACTATAGATGGGGTGCGAATGAATACCGCCATTTTCCGTGGCGGAAACCTGCAAAATGTAATTTCCATTGATCCACTTGCGGTGGAAAGTTCGGAGATTATTTTTGGCCCTGGTTCTGTGATTTACGGAAGTGATGCCATTGGTGGTGTGATGAGTTTTTACACCTTGGAGCCGGCACTTTCTACCACGGATAAAGTTGAGGTGAGTGGCAGCGCTCTTACTCGTTACTCTTCGGCTAATGGAGAGCGTACCGGCCATTTTGATGTGAACATTGGCGGCAAAAAATGGGCATCAACTACCAGCTTTTCATATTCTGAATTTGGAGATTTGAGAATGGGGAGCAATGGTCCAGATGATTATTTGGTTCCGGTGTATGTTTCTACAATTGATTCACAGGATGTGGTGGTGAATAATCCTGACCCGGAGGTGCAAACGCCTACTGGTTATAATCAAATCAATATGATGCAGAAGATTCGATTTTCACCAAATGAAAATTGGGACTTCACCTATGGTTTACATTATTCTACTACTTCAAACTATGCCAGGTTTGACCGCCATCGTAGAGTTCGTGATGGCCATCCAAGGTATGCAGAGTGGTATTATGGTCCGCAGGAGTGGATGATGAATAATTTGAAAATCAGTCATTCAAAAGCCAATTCTATTTATGACAATGTAACCTTGAATATGGCTTATCAGAATTTTGAAGAAAGCCGTCATAGCCGCAATTTTGGTAGCTCGGCTTTGGAGAGCAATATGGAAACGGTGGATGCTTATTCTGTAAATCTGGACTTTGAAAAGGGTGATGAAAAGCCACATCGCTTTTTCTACGGTTTGGAAGCTATTTTGAATAAGGTAGGTTCTACAGGTGAGGAGAATGACATCTACACAGAGGTTACAGCTCCAATTGCTCCGCGCTATCCTGATGGTTCTACCTGGAGTTCGTATGCGGCATATTTAAGCTATGAATATGTGCCAAGCGAAGTGTGGGCGTGGCAAGCTGGTGTGCGCTACAATGCCTTTGCTATTCAGGCATCTTTTGATGATCCTTTGTATGGCTATCCTTTTGAAGATGCTGATATTAATAATGGCGCCCTTACCGGGAGCTTGGGAACAGTGTACAGCCCCGGGCCCACCTGGAAAATTAGAGCTAATCTTTCTACAGGTTTTCGCGCACCAAACATTGATGATGTAGGTAAGTTATTTGAATCGGTAGACTACGCGGTGGTGGTTCCAAATCCTGACTTAAAAGCAGAGTATGCTTACAATGCAGAAGTAGGTATCGCCAAAGTATTCTCAAATGTGGTAAAGCTGGATGCCACGGCCTATTATACCATTTTAGAAAATGCACAAGTACGTAGACCTTATTGTTCGAATGGTCAAGATAGCATAATGTACAATGGCGAAATGAGCCAGGTACTAGCTATTCAAAATGCTGCGAATGCCCGTGTATATGGTGTGCAGGTAGGTATGGAAATTAAGTTGCCAGCTGGTTTTGCTTTAGAGTCGGTTTATAATTGGCAAAAAGGTGAGGAAGAGCTGGATAATGGAGAAACATCACCTATGCGCCATGCGGCTCCTGCCTTTGGAAGCACACATCTTCGTTTTATGCAAAACAGAGTTATGTTGGATTTGTATGCAAACTACAATGCTGAGATGAGCTATGATGATTTGGCACCGTCAGAGCAAGAGAAGGGTGAAATCTATGCAGCAGATGCAAATGGTAACCCGTACTCACCTAGTTGGTATACTTTAAATTTTAAAGGAAGTTATCAAATCAATTCTCACTTTCAGGTAACGGCCGGATTGGAGAATATTACGGATCAGCGCTATTTGCCTTACTCAAGTGGAATAGTGGCTGCAGGTCGTAATTTTATATTGGGATTGAGAGCTAATTTTTAA
- a CDS encoding DUF5686 family protein has product MKLLYSILLFCISLSAFAQPIKGVVLETSSEEPLPFVNVVYNADRNLGISTDIDGKFTIPDRRDILEVEVTSVGFKPLSFKRNEVPKNSPWVIRLESLNTELAEATVLPGENPALRIVRKAINNKDQNDPKKYDTYRYKAYLKNVLTKNLDSVFSARQQLGLMESDSSKTNSNHYLLISESVSEVKSKKPDSYDEKIIGTRISGFKHSSFAVGAENLQYFGLYDNIIQVVTEYYLTPLADGADKKYFYILQDTIVRGTDSTYIMYYQPKKGSKFDGLKGEMHINTNGWAIEYVYAEPYYRGNVDFTMQHSYQMIEEGRWFPKELSILLQLERLPLINDPGFIYSKLFVDSAQVNIPISDKEFDHVKREVSEEASYVDDNFWKQYRKEELNKKELKTYQRMDSIGDKYKFSFFMNGAQKIYRGYFTVEPFEYRVNKFLRYSGYEGLRFGAGVYTSEKLMKHWRVGGYYGYGVRDQAMKYGGTLDYYFNRKDDHRLRLDYKNDVIQPGYINFKYYRNTGFWNTIFINHMDQIEQLSLSYKRRISKFMTLELGLRDFTLTANNNYQFLPSTEPDANPGSSFRFTEANLQWRWVYKENITSNFGSRISAGSDYPALVVDYGRGISGFINGNYDYNRLEVGMWWYRYFKGLGHLDFRIETGLVDRPLPIQMLFSNRSTYSSSIAIVATNSFQTMRFNEFFSDKYATFYLNHNFGPILVRTKHFSPEFEIYHAMSIGSLETKDQHIGYDFKTLEDGYFESGLVIDNLVHFGFFKVGYLGLGAGGFYRYGANHLPKEFDNWAIKLSIIYKIN; this is encoded by the coding sequence ATGAAACTACTTTATTCAATTTTACTCTTTTGCATAAGCCTCTCTGCTTTTGCCCAACCCATCAAAGGGGTTGTCCTTGAAACGAGTTCAGAAGAGCCACTTCCCTTTGTGAATGTGGTGTATAATGCTGATCGCAATCTTGGTATCTCCACTGATATAGATGGAAAGTTCACCATTCCTGACCGAAGAGATATTCTGGAAGTGGAGGTAACTTCCGTAGGTTTTAAACCCTTAAGTTTTAAGAGAAATGAAGTTCCCAAAAACTCACCATGGGTCATTCGCCTTGAATCGCTAAATACAGAATTGGCAGAAGCTACTGTGCTTCCTGGTGAAAACCCCGCATTGCGAATAGTGCGAAAAGCCATTAACAACAAAGATCAAAATGATCCCAAAAAATACGATACATACCGGTATAAGGCTTATTTGAAAAATGTACTCACTAAGAATTTAGACTCCGTATTTTCTGCTCGACAGCAACTGGGTCTAATGGAGTCTGATTCGTCCAAAACAAATTCTAATCACTACTTACTTATTTCGGAATCTGTATCGGAGGTAAAGTCAAAGAAGCCGGACAGTTATGACGAAAAAATTATAGGAACCCGAATTAGCGGTTTTAAGCATTCCTCTTTTGCCGTAGGGGCAGAAAACCTCCAGTATTTTGGTTTATATGACAATATAATTCAAGTGGTAACGGAGTACTATTTAACCCCCTTGGCCGATGGGGCTGACAAAAAGTATTTCTACATCCTTCAAGATACGATTGTTCGGGGAACGGACTCAACCTACATAATGTATTATCAGCCGAAAAAGGGTTCCAAATTTGACGGATTGAAAGGAGAAATGCACATTAACACAAATGGCTGGGCAATAGAGTATGTGTATGCCGAACCTTACTATCGAGGCAATGTGGACTTTACAATGCAGCATTCTTATCAGATGATAGAGGAAGGGCGATGGTTTCCCAAAGAGTTAAGCATTTTGCTACAGCTTGAAAGACTTCCGCTGATAAATGACCCTGGTTTTATATACAGCAAACTGTTTGTTGATAGTGCCCAAGTAAACATTCCCATTTCCGACAAAGAATTTGACCATGTAAAAAGAGAAGTTAGCGAGGAAGCATCATATGTGGATGACAATTTTTGGAAACAATATCGGAAAGAGGAACTCAACAAAAAGGAGCTAAAAACCTACCAGCGCATGGATAGCATTGGCGATAAGTATAAGTTTAGTTTCTTTATGAATGGTGCTCAAAAAATTTACCGAGGCTATTTTACGGTAGAACCTTTTGAGTACAGGGTAAATAAATTTTTACGCTATAGTGGATATGAAGGACTTCGTTTTGGAGCCGGTGTTTACACCAGTGAAAAACTCATGAAACACTGGCGAGTGGGTGGTTATTACGGGTATGGAGTTCGCGATCAGGCTATGAAGTATGGTGGAACTTTGGATTATTACTTTAACAGGAAAGACGACCACCGGCTGCGCTTGGATTATAAAAATGATGTAATTCAGCCAGGGTACATCAATTTCAAATATTACCGAAATACTGGTTTTTGGAATACCATTTTCATCAACCACATGGATCAAATTGAGCAACTCTCCCTAAGTTATAAGAGGCGGATAAGTAAGTTTATGACACTCGAATTAGGTCTTCGCGATTTTACACTCACAGCAAACAATAACTATCAGTTTTTACCAAGCACCGAACCTGATGCCAATCCTGGCAGTAGTTTTCGTTTTACCGAAGCCAACCTGCAGTGGCGCTGGGTTTACAAAGAAAATATTACCAGCAACTTTGGCTCTCGTATTTCTGCCGGATCGGACTATCCTGCATTGGTGGTAGATTATGGACGAGGTATTTCAGGTTTTATAAATGGTAATTACGATTATAATCGTCTTGAAGTGGGTATGTGGTGGTACCGTTATTTTAAAGGTTTAGGTCATTTAGACTTTAGAATAGAAACTGGACTTGTGGATAGGCCACTACCCATTCAAATGCTTTTTAGCAATCGTTCTACTTATAGTTCCAGCATTGCCATAGTAGCTACTAATAGTTTTCAAACCATGCGCTTTAATGAGTTTTTCTCCGATAAGTACGCAACCTTCTATTTGAATCATAATTTTGGACCTATACTGGTTCGTACCAAGCACTTTAGTCCCGAGTTTGAAATATACCACGCCATGTCTATTGGCTCGCTGGAAACCAAAGATCAGCATATAGGTTATGACTTTAAAACCTTGGAAGATGGCTATTTTGAGTCAGGGCTTGTAATTGATAACCTTGTACACTTTGGTTTTTTTAAAGTGGGTTACCTAGGCTTGGGAGCTGGAGGTTTTTACCGATATGGAGCCAATCACCTACCCAAGGAGTTCGACAACTGGGCTATAAAACTTTCTATTATCTATAAGATTAACTAG
- a CDS encoding rhodanese-like domain-containing protein, translating to MGLFSIFSNKGNKLKEFADKGAIVVDVRTPGEFKSGHGKGARNIPLQNIGAKTAELKKLNKPIILCCASGMRSAQATGILKKAGIDCMNGGSWGKVDRSI from the coding sequence ATGGGACTATTCTCGATATTTTCAAATAAAGGAAACAAGCTAAAAGAGTTTGCTGATAAAGGTGCGATAGTAGTAGACGTTCGTACACCTGGCGAATTTAAAAGTGGCCATGGTAAAGGAGCTCGCAATATTCCTTTGCAAAACATTGGTGCTAAAACTGCTGAGCTGAAAAAACTAAACAAGCCAATTATTCTTTGCTGCGCCTCAGGGATGCGAAGCGCTCAGGCAACAGGCATATTAAAGAAAGCTGGAATTGACTGTATGAATGGTGGCAGTTGGGGAAAGGTAGATCGAAGTATTTAG